The Saprospiraceae bacterium genome contains the following window.
AGAAAAATTTACTTCCTGACAATTTATTAACTCTGCACATAGAGAGAAAAACAGAAAAAATGAATATTTTAGCATTTGCTTAAAATTAAATCAAGTTGCAAGATAGTATTAATTTTAGTACCATTACAGATCCAAAATGTTAAGAAAAATTGCCATTCCGTTGGTCAATATTCGAAAAGAACCTTCTCATAAGTCTGAATTAATTAGTCAGTTGTTATTTGGGGAATGTTTTTCGGTAGTCCAGCAACAGGAAGATTGGTTTTTTATTAAGTCGAATTCAGATGGGTATGAAGGTTGGATGGAAAATCGCATGGATACTTTTATAGATTCCGAGGCTTTGATTAAACCTAAAATTATTACTAGTTTTTTAGCTACCGTACATAGGACACAAAATCATCAGTTTAAAATCCCAATTGGTTCGCTTGTCGATGATAATATTAGGATTTCTTCTGGTCAATCTTCTGAAGTTTTAGAAATAGCAGAAGCTATAAATTGCGTTACTGAGCAATTGGAAGGGGCCCCTTATTTGTGGGGAGGGAGAACCGGTTTTGGCATAGATTGTTCTGGATTAAGTCAATTAGTTTATCGATTCATTGGGATTAATTTACCCCGAGACGCGGATTTGCAATGTCAACAAGGCTTGGATCTGTTTTTTGGTCAGCAAGAACAGGGAGATCTTTTATTTTACGAAAACAGCCAAGGTCGAATTATACATGTTGCGATTGCAATGGATAAAGAGACAGCAATTCACGCCTCTGGTTTTGTTAGGCAGGATCGATATGACGAAAGAGGTATTTATAACGAAACGCTAAAGCGATATACACATAAATTCGCCTTCGCTAAAAAAATTATAGGGCCCGGATGATATCATATTTTGTCAATACATGAAAATTACCAAGCTGATCTTGAGTAATTACTCCGGGAATTTTTTCTGAAAAATATTTGTTTAAAGTGCTTAAAGGAGTCTGTAAGGAGACCTTCGGCATGGGGTCTGACATGATGGACCGGGCTTGTTTTTCCGGATTATTTAAAGGGTTTTCTATAATAAAATTCAATACCGTACTTTCGGAAATTGTACCAATGATCTGGTCGTTTTCCATTAGAGGAAGTTGAGAAATATCATGTGTTTTCATCATTGTAAGCACATTCCGAATACTTTCATTTGCAGAAACACTGTAAAAGCTTTTATCAGTTTTTTGTTTAATCAAATCTGAAACCAACAATTCTGTTTGAAGAAATCCTCTTTGGCGCATCCACTCATCATTGTAAATTTTACCAATGTAACGACTTCCATGATCATGAAAAATAATAACAACTACATCATCTTTCTTGAGTTTGTCTTTAAGTTGCAAAAGTCCCGCCATTGCTGAACCTGATGAATATCCCAGCAATATGCCTTCTTCTCTGGCCAACCTTCTTGCTAAAATGGCCCCGTCTTTATCACTAACTTTTTCGAACAAATCAATTAAATCAAAATCTACATTTTTAGGAAGAATGTCTTCGCCGATCCCTTCCGTTATATATGGATAAATTTCTTTTTCATCAAAGATTCCAGTTTCCTTATATTTTTTAAATACAGACCCATACGTATCGATACCCCAAACTTTTATAGCCGGATTCTTCTCTTTCAAATATTTTGCAGTACCTGAAATGGTTCCACCTGTTCCAACTCCAACAACCAAATGAGTGATTTTGCCATCGGTTTGTTCCCATATTTCAGGACCCGTACTTTCATAATGTGCCGTAGTGTTAGATAAATTATCGTATTGATTGCACCAAAACGAATTGGGAATTTCTTTGCTTAGCTTTTCGGCTACTGAATAATAGGACCTTGGATCTGAAGGTTCCACATTGGTAGGGCAAACGATGACTTCTGCACCTAGTGCTTTCAATAAATCAATTTTTTCTTTAGATTGCTTGTCAGAGGTGGTGAAAATGCATTTGTAGCCTTTAACACAAGCTGTTAAAGCAAGTCCCATACCCGTGTTGCCGCTGGTACATTCAATGATCGTGCCACCTGGTTTAATTTTACCAGATTTTACAGCGTCTTCAACCATTTTAACAGCCATGCGGTCTTTAATAGAATGGCCTGGATTAAAAGTTTCGACTTTCGCTAATACAAGGGCCTGGATATCATCAACGACTTTGTTAAGTTTTATTAATGGGGTTTTTCCGATGGTTTCAAGAATATTGTTAAAATAGTGCATAACTAAAATTTCTGCAAAGCTAAAGGATTCTCTCAGCGGTATCGAATGTTGACAAAAAATCTTTTTCCAATCACAGCTAATTGTCTGCTTACTTCAGCTGATACCAAAACTTTAACATCTTTTTCGTAAATGGGTGGAATTCTACCAATCACTTTAGCAAGAACTTTTCTGTTTTGGATTGGATTAATAATTTCTATCATCGATTCAATCTTTGCTTCATTGTGTAAAGCAAATAAGCGCCCATCTCCAAGGACAACCGATTCGCTAATTGCTACGCCTCGTGATTCCTTTGTAAAAACTTGTTCACTTGGTTTAGCTATAATCGCATTTATTTCAGCTGTTTCAGATTCGTTTTCGTGAACGGTTTCAAGAGGAAAATATCCTACTAAAATTTGCATGCCTTCTTGAAATGAAGTTTCTATTTGAGGATTTAATTTCTTAAGAATCTTTTTATCAATTTTTAATTTCCGCTTACTTAAGCCATATAAATTTTCTTTAGCCTGGACTTTGTAATAAATTGGAAACGAATTCGCTTTTTTGTCAACTATTAGTTTAGTCGGATCAAATGGAATTTTTAATAGACTGTTTTCTTTCAATAGATCATCCGGTTGAAACTGGTTAAAGCTATAAAGTGCATTGGTAGAAATATTATAGATTCGTGAAATTCTGTAAAGAGATTCCTTTTTAGTAACCTTGTGATTAAAATATAGAATTTGATCTTGGTTTTCTTCTATTTGGATTTGACTAAAATCTTCTAGTTCATGAGTAATTTGCCCATAAAGATTAAGCGTCAGAAGACATAACAGATTGAATATAAGGGTTTTATTTAACATAATGTTTTAAGTACTAACTACAAATATATTATTAAATTATTTAATATGTTTATTTTAATTTTATTTTATGGGTCTTGAAATGGTAGCAATAATACCAGCGCGATTTGATTCATCCCGTCTGCCAGGGAAATTATTGTTAAAATTAGAAGGCAAATCGATTTTACAAAGGGTTTATGAAAGTGCTTTGCAATGCTCAGTTTTAGATAAGGTATTCATTGCTACGGATAGCGAATTGATATTTGATCATGCCACTGAATTTGGAGCGGAATGTTTTTTGAGCAAACTCAAGCATGAAAGTGGGACAGATCGTATTGCTGAACTTGCAGAGACCCTTTCGGATACAAAATTTATTATAAACTTACAAGGGGATGAGCCCTTTATAAATCCAAAGCACATTGAGATTTTGTGTGATTCCATCCGTTTTAATCAGACAGATATTGCCACCTTAGCAGTTCGAATACAGAATTCTGAAGGAATTGATAATCCCAATGTAGTTAAAATAGTAACCAGTTTGACGAATCAGGCTCTTTACTTTAGCAGAGCCAGCATTCCTTATTTAAGAGAAAAGAATACTGAATCACCAAATTTTGAATGGTTGAAACACATAGGGATTTATGCCTTCAAGCATGAAGTTTTGTTAAAATTAGCCAAATCTAAACCAACAGCTCTCGAAGGGTTTGAGAAATTAGAACAATTAAGATGGTTGCAACATGGATACCATATTCAAGTTGGACTGGTAGATGCCCATGGTATTGGTATTGATACTGAACGAGATTATTTGGATGCTATAAATTATGCCAAGGAAAATAGACTTTAAACAGGCTTGAATAAATAGTCTGAATTGAAAACAAACGGAAGTAGCTTGTTAATTTCAGGAATGATGATGCTTTCATGTTCGGGATGTCCAAGTATTAATTCGATTGGGGATCCGTTGTTTTGTTCGAATTCGCACATTACTTGTCTGCAAAGTCCACAAGGAGCAATTGGGGATAGATTTTTTAAGTTTTTGTTTGCAACAGTAACAGCCATTTTAATAATTTTTAATTTTGGTTGCAAATTCCCATAATGATATAATAAAGCTCTTTCGGCGCAAATCCCACAAGGATAGGATGCGTTTTCTTGATTTGTACCTGAAATGATTTTATGATTTTCTAAAAGGATGGCTGCTCCAACATAAAATTGGCTGTATGGTGCGTAGGCATTAACCGAAGCATTCAAAGCAGCATCTAATAGTTCTTTCTGAGGTGAATCAAGCATTGACCCCCTTGAAACAAAAGCATAGTTAAATTCAATACTGCGGATCTCCATTAGTTATTTTCGAACACTAAAACTGACTTTTAAATTTTCTGTTTTGGTGCTTAAGTTAAGATAATTTAAGCCTTCCGGCAGTTCTGTAGTTGAAATATTTAGGGTATTTTTTCCACTTAATATTTCTGTTTTGTAATTTTTAAGAACGCGGCCATAGATATCATTGATTGTTATGGTTACAGACTGCGCTGCCGCCTTGTTTGTATAATCAATATATAGTGTTCCGGTTTTGACTGGATTTGGGTAGGCTGACAAACCGCTGGTTCCATCGTATGGATTATTTTGTGAAAATTGTGCTGAATACGTCCATTGATTTGTTTTTGTAACTGCACGAATTCGGTAGATAAACTCCTTTTCTTCGGATCCAAGTCTGGAATGCTTATAGGCATTATTTGTACTTGATGGTGTTTTATAAGTAAGCATGCCAATTGAATCAAAATGAATTTGATCTGAACTTCTTTCGATTACATAACGGACAATATTATTTTCGCCAGAGGCCGTAAAAGAAGTCGTATTATAGCCACCACTATAAGCAGCGTTTAATTGGGTAAAATTTACGGCATCTATTAATTTAACGTTTACACCAATTCCACTGCTTCCAAGGAAACTGCTATTGATTTCAATTGAATACAGCGTCGAATCAATTTTTGAATAAGTAAAGCCTCCCGGCATCTTAGTAGCTGATCCAATCAATACAGCGGCATCCTTTGTCGCACCTGCATGATTACTAGAAGGAGATGGGTTGGTGCTATTTGAAAGCATATACACGTTTAAATCATTTATTCCAGTTGCAAGTTTACTGGTAGAAAATGCATTGATATCATTTACTCCAAAATAGTAAACAAGGGAAAGAGAATTTTTAGGAATTTTATTTGATTCAATGGTCCAATATTTATTTAAAACATTCCAACTAGTCAAAGGATTGACATACAAGGCAGTTATAGGTGTTAATTTGTACTCAGAATAGTCTTTGGTTGTGTTTAATGCAATTTTAAGACTGCCATCTGTTAGATTGCCAATGTCGTTTGATTTTTTATTTATTGATAGAATTAACACATCATCCGTTGGATCAATGGTGTTGTTGTCAAAATAGTAATGCGTATAAATTCCATCAAAACATTCAACATTGGCTTCTATTTTACTGTTGGGTTTTGTTATTGTTTTTGTGCCAGGAGTATATGAACTTAAGCATTTGGAACTGGCTATTTTAGATCTTATTAAATTACCCGGTTCTGTCCCAAAACCTAATAAAAAATCAATTCCGGGCATACCGGTTTGGAAGCAATAACTCATAATCGTTCCTTTTTTTGGTATCCCAGGATTGCCGCAACTTCCTTCAACTTTAGCGCAATTGTCTAATGCGGCGTTATTTTTTGGCCCCCAAACACAAGCATGCGTGTGCCTTGAACCCATTATGTGTCCAAGTTCGTGCGTAGTGGCAAAAATATCCCAACTGTATATGCTGTAATTTTCAAATGTACCATTTACATTTACAAATGCGTATGAATAGGAAGGTGTGCAAAGCGTATTAATATAAGAAATACCTCCCAGACTTGCAATTTTATCTTTTTCATATCCAGAAAGCAATAGTTTAATGATCTTTTTTGTATTAGGATATCTCGTTCTAAAACTTTCTAAATCTTCGCTGGCAGTTCTGTGAGTGAATCGATCTTCGTTAGCATGAATATTTATTTGGCTAAGGGCAATAGAAATGGCTTCTTTTTTATAAAGCGTATGCACATTATTAAATAGACCCGTTACATAATTTGAAATGTTTTGGACATTCCCTTTAAATTTTAAATAGAGTGCATAATCTACATCGATTGAAATTAGTACGGATTTGCAATTATCATTCAATCGACTACTAACAGATAGCTCACTGCCTATATAATGTCTGAAATCGTCTGTATTGCATTCAAATTTTAAATTGCTAAAATCCACTAAGTTTTCATCTGTAATTAAACATAGTGCCGATTGATATTCAGAAGATCGCGTAGGGGTAATGTTTATTTTTAATCCATCTGAATTATAAGCACTCCCATAAAGTTCGTTTTCAAATATACTTAAGCTAGAAATTGAATTTGAATTGTTTTTTTGGATGCCTTTAAGATGCAATCCCCGGTCTACATTGTTTAACTTTATAATTTGATTCTCTTTTAGAAGATTTATTTCAAATTCTGGAGAAAAAAAGTTATATTCTGTATATATAAATTTGTGTGCTTTACCGTTTCCATCAGGAATTTCTGATGAAATTAACTCATGGTAATTGTTTCTTAACTTACTAATAGAATTAGTTTTTAAATTGAATGCATGTTGGCCTTTTTGTAATTGTCCAATTGGCAATTCCTTTTCAGAAATTAGCATTACTTGTTGGGGTTTTTGAAATGCTGCTATTTGCTCAATATTAAAGGGATCCTTATTATTTTGTGAATGAATTGATAGGGGAGCTATGCTAAAACTTATTAATATTACAGGAATAATCAAGAAATGTATACTAGCACCGCGTTGCGTGAATAGATTCCTTGTGAGAAGTTGAATAAGAGCTTTCGAGTTCATATTAAATATTTTAATAATATATAATTGGATAAACAAAAATTATGCCAAGTGCTATATGTAGCATTAAATAATATATATAATGCGCATGAAATCAATAATATAACTAACTATGTATGGTATGATATACAGAATAAATCCAGAGGTAAGTACTCGAGCTTAGAACATTTTTTAGAAGCTCCGGCATACAAAAATTTGATAGCCAATTTGCTTGAGAAGGTTCCTATTCAGTATGTTTTAACTAGTGCTGACTTTATGGGATTGGATTTACTGGTTACTCCGGATGTACTTATCCCAAGACCCGAAACAGAAGGTCTAGTTCAATGGATACTTGATGATCATCCTAATGCAGCACTTTTTAATGTACTCGATATTGGAACTGGATCAGGATGCATTGCATTGGCTTTAAAAAAGTTTAGACCTAATTGGAATTTATTTGCCTTGGATGTATCAGAAAAGGCACTGGAAATTGCAAGCACTAATGCTGACAAGTTAAATTTAAAGATTTCATTCATTCAGGCTGATTTGTTTGAAGATGAAGACAAGGTGCCTGTTTTTTGTAATCTTATTGTTTCGAATCCACCCTACATTTCAAAACTTGAAATGGACCAGATGGATGCGCATGTTTTATTGTATGAACCCAATGTCGCCCTTTTCCCTAAAGGGGACGATCCACTTATATTTTATAAGTGGATTGCTGAATTTGTGCAAAAGAATGCAGCTGAACCAACCTGGATCTATTTAGAATTGAATGCATTGCAATGGGAAGCCATAGAGCAAATA
Protein-coding sequences here:
- a CDS encoding LysM peptidoglycan-binding domain-containing protein, which gives rise to MLNKTLIFNLLCLLTLNLYGQITHELEDFSQIQIEENQDQILYFNHKVTKKESLYRISRIYNISTNALYSFNQFQPDDLLKENSLLKIPFDPTKLIVDKKANSFPIYYKVQAKENLYGLSKRKLKIDKKILKKLNPQIETSFQEGMQILVGYFPLETVHENESETAEINAIIAKPSEQVFTKESRGVAISESVVLGDGRLFALHNEAKIESMIEIINPIQNRKVLAKVIGRIPPIYEKDVKVLVSAEVSRQLAVIGKRFFVNIRYR
- the kdsB gene encoding 3-deoxy-manno-octulosonate cytidylyltransferase → MGLEMVAIIPARFDSSRLPGKLLLKLEGKSILQRVYESALQCSVLDKVFIATDSELIFDHATEFGAECFLSKLKHESGTDRIAELAETLSDTKFIINLQGDEPFINPKHIEILCDSIRFNQTDIATLAVRIQNSEGIDNPNVVKIVTSLTNQALYFSRASIPYLREKNTESPNFEWLKHIGIYAFKHEVLLKLAKSKPTALEGFEKLEQLRWLQHGYHIQVGLVDAHGIGIDTERDYLDAINYAKENRL
- the prmC gene encoding peptide chain release factor N(5)-glutamine methyltransferase, which gives rise to MDKQKLCQVLYVALNNIYNAHEINNITNYVWYDIQNKSRGKYSSLEHFLEAPAYKNLIANLLEKVPIQYVLTSADFMGLDLLVTPDVLIPRPETEGLVQWILDDHPNAALFNVLDIGTGSGCIALALKKFRPNWNLFALDVSEKALEIASTNADKLNLKISFIQADLFEDEDKVPVFCNLIVSNPPYISKLEMDQMDAHVLLYEPNVALFPKGDDPLIFYKWIAEFVQKNAAEPTWIYLELNALQWEAIEQIFLNASFKDIEIKKDLESLNRMMRIRKL
- a CDS encoding C40 family peptidase, which codes for MLRKIAIPLVNIRKEPSHKSELISQLLFGECFSVVQQQEDWFFIKSNSDGYEGWMENRMDTFIDSEALIKPKIITSFLATVHRTQNHQFKIPIGSLVDDNIRISSGQSSEVLEIAEAINCVTEQLEGAPYLWGGRTGFGIDCSGLSQLVYRFIGINLPRDADLQCQQGLDLFFGQQEQGDLLFYENSQGRIIHVAIAMDKETAIHASGFVRQDRYDERGIYNETLKRYTHKFAFAKKIIGPG
- a CDS encoding cytidine deaminase, translating into MLDSPQKELLDAALNASVNAYAPYSQFYVGAAILLENHKIISGTNQENASYPCGICAERALLYHYGNLQPKLKIIKMAVTVANKNLKNLSPIAPCGLCRQVMCEFEQNNGSPIELILGHPEHESIIIPEINKLLPFVFNSDYLFKPV
- a CDS encoding pyridoxal-phosphate dependent enzyme, translating into MHYFNNILETIGKTPLIKLNKVVDDIQALVLAKVETFNPGHSIKDRMAVKMVEDAVKSGKIKPGGTIIECTSGNTGMGLALTACVKGYKCIFTTSDKQSKEKIDLLKALGAEVIVCPTNVEPSDPRSYYSVAEKLSKEIPNSFWCNQYDNLSNTTAHYESTGPEIWEQTDGKITHLVVGVGTGGTISGTAKYLKEKNPAIKVWGIDTYGSVFKKYKETGIFDEKEIYPYITEGIGEDILPKNVDFDLIDLFEKVSDKDGAILARRLAREEGILLGYSSGSAMAGLLQLKDKLKKDDVVVIIFHDHGSRYIGKIYNDEWMRQRGFLQTELLVSDLIKQKTDKSFYSVSANESIRNVLTMMKTHDISQLPLMENDQIIGTISESTVLNFIIENPLNNPEKQARSIMSDPMPKVSLQTPLSTLNKYFSEKIPGVITQDQLGNFHVLTKYDIIRAL